Proteins co-encoded in one Bacillus infantis NRRL B-14911 genomic window:
- a CDS encoding SDR family NAD(P)-dependent oxidoreductase, with the protein MQSVIITGAGTGLGKELALKYAGLGFHIILSGRREAALQETKEAISSQGGKADILILDISKPAEVKEKAAGLPEQFDLYGVINNAGVGHFGPFEDLKDEELHDMLTVNLMGTIYMAQALLPAIKQKKGSFLMNIISTAGLRGKANEAAYCASKFAARGFTESLQKEYENDPVLIQAVYMGGMDTPFWDHNNYISDRSRLRSPAEVAGIITENRFEEKIVIESGK; encoded by the coding sequence ATGCAATCAGTTATCATCACCGGCGCTGGCACCGGTCTTGGAAAGGAGCTGGCCCTTAAATACGCCGGCCTTGGTTTCCATATCATACTATCCGGAAGGCGTGAAGCAGCTCTCCAGGAAACGAAAGAAGCAATCTCCAGCCAGGGGGGAAAGGCGGATATCCTGATTCTTGATATAAGCAAGCCGGCTGAAGTAAAGGAGAAAGCTGCGGGACTGCCAGAGCAATTTGATTTGTACGGTGTGATCAACAATGCCGGCGTTGGGCATTTCGGTCCTTTTGAAGACCTGAAGGACGAGGAGCTCCATGATATGCTCACAGTCAACCTGATGGGCACCATCTACATGGCACAGGCACTCCTCCCTGCTATCAAGCAAAAGAAGGGCAGCTTCCTTATGAATATCATTTCAACTGCCGGGCTGCGCGGCAAAGCAAATGAAGCTGCATACTGTGCCAGCAAATTCGCGGCCCGGGGCTTTACTGAAAGCCTGCAGAAAGAATACGAAAACGATCCGGTCCTGATCCAGGCAGTATATATGGGCGGCATGGACACCCCATTTTGGGATCATAACAACTATATTTCAGACCGCTCACGCCTCCGCTCACCTGCTGAGGTAGCCGGCATAATTACCGAGAACCGTTTTGAAGAGAAGATTGTGATTGAATCCGGAAAATGA
- a CDS encoding YfhH family protein gives MAQEKRYSQLSQYELQQEIASLHEQARKAEQMGMLSEFAVLERKAVMAKAYLLDPKDFKAGEIYEVDGDPGSYFKIDYLNGVFAWGFRLHGGKEEEALPISMLKELKENQSGEL, from the coding sequence ATGGCGCAGGAGAAAAGATACAGTCAGCTTTCCCAGTACGAACTGCAGCAGGAAATCGCCAGCTTGCATGAACAGGCGAGAAAGGCTGAACAAATGGGCATGCTCAGTGAATTTGCTGTCCTCGAGAGAAAAGCCGTCATGGCCAAAGCATACCTTCTTGATCCGAAGGACTTTAAAGCAGGGGAGATTTATGAAGTGGATGGCGATCCCGGCTCATATTTTAAAATAGATTATTTGAATGGTGTGTTCGCCTGGGGCTTCAGGCTGCATGGCGGAAAGGAGGAAGAGGCGCTTCCGATTTCCATGCTGAAGGAATTAAAGGAAAATCAGAGCGGAGAGCTCTGA
- a CDS encoding YpzG family protein: MGNSKKFFDNNPYSSPFTGPFYRPKHAHAQVNGQTQQSQDLIILKRQTRKQA; the protein is encoded by the coding sequence ATGGGAAACTCTAAAAAGTTTTTTGATAACAATCCTTATTCCAGTCCGTTTACTGGTCCCTTTTACCGCCCGAAGCATGCACATGCCCAGGTAAATGGGCAGACCCAGCAATCGCAGGACCTCATTATTCTGAAAAGGCAAACAAGGAAACAGGCCTAG
- a CDS encoding small, acid-soluble spore protein K, whose translation MRNKAKNFPNQNHNKFEGEPRAKAEYASKRADGSINTHPQERMRASSNRTDDTPELF comes from the coding sequence ATGCGGAACAAAGCAAAAAATTTCCCAAATCAGAATCATAACAAGTTTGAAGGCGAACCGCGCGCGAAAGCAGAATATGCTTCAAAACGCGCAGACGGGTCAATCAACACCCATCCGCAGGAACGCATGCGGGCGTCATCAAACCGTACAGATGATACACCTGAATTATTTTAA
- a CDS encoding YfhJ family protein: MFETQERLVELLMEKNGNLSYGQARTWVELLWDDFETTRAKAGYEYKGSQVTDRIVRQWIENYGARLHDFVASNPKYKNLLEQKPDDKNLH, from the coding sequence ATGTTTGAAACACAAGAAAGACTGGTTGAGCTTCTCATGGAGAAAAACGGCAACCTTTCCTACGGCCAGGCCCGGACATGGGTAGAGCTTTTGTGGGATGATTTTGAAACGACCCGTGCAAAAGCGGGCTATGAGTATAAAGGAAGCCAGGTGACAGACAGAATTGTCAGGCAGTGGATTGAAAACTATGGTGCAAGGCTTCATGACTTTGTTGCCAGCAATCCAAAATATAAGAATTTGCTGGAGCAGAAACCGGATGATAAAAATCTCCATTAA
- a CDS encoding metal-dependent hydrolase, producing the protein MDTGTHVVMGFALGGLATLDPVVADSTATATSVMIGALIGSQAPDIDTVLKLRNNAVYIRNHRGITHSIPAVILWPLAILAVIYPFFPEANLLHLWIWTFGAVFLHVFVDIFNSYGTQALRPFSSKWVALGIINTFDPFIFGIHVAGLFIWILGAHPGYTFLAIYAVLIAYYIIRFLAQRAVLKAVKAIIPDSTEIIIAPTMKFHQWRLAIMTEHQFFVGRANNGHIDILDQFNRVPVPQTPVLEAAKKDKNLSAFLSFSPVYRWEVEDLEESFEVRFIDLRYRSNGHYPFVAVVQLDNDLNIISSYTGWIFSEEKLRKKLDIIPN; encoded by the coding sequence TTGGATACAGGCACACATGTGGTCATGGGCTTTGCACTCGGCGGGCTTGCCACTCTGGACCCCGTTGTAGCAGATAGCACAGCAACAGCGACGAGCGTCATGATCGGGGCGCTCATCGGCTCTCAGGCCCCTGACATTGATACAGTATTAAAGCTTAGAAACAATGCAGTCTATATACGGAATCACAGGGGAATCACGCACAGCATCCCGGCTGTCATCCTGTGGCCGCTTGCAATACTCGCGGTCATCTATCCATTCTTCCCTGAAGCAAATTTGCTTCACCTATGGATTTGGACATTTGGGGCCGTATTCCTCCATGTTTTTGTCGACATATTTAACTCTTATGGGACACAGGCTTTAAGGCCATTTTCTTCCAAATGGGTTGCCCTTGGGATCATCAATACATTTGACCCGTTCATTTTCGGCATCCATGTTGCCGGTTTGTTCATATGGATACTGGGTGCACATCCCGGCTATACATTCCTGGCAATCTATGCCGTACTGATTGCATACTATATCATCCGGTTCCTTGCCCAGCGGGCCGTCCTGAAAGCGGTGAAAGCCATTATTCCTGACAGTACGGAAATCATCATCGCCCCGACCATGAAATTCCATCAGTGGAGGCTTGCCATCATGACTGAACATCAGTTCTTTGTCGGCCGGGCCAATAATGGGCATATCGATATCCTGGATCAGTTCAACAGGGTGCCGGTACCTCAGACTCCTGTGCTGGAAGCTGCCAAAAAGGATAAAAATTTGTCGGCATTTCTTTCCTTCTCCCCTGTATACAGGTGGGAGGTAGAAGATCTCGAGGAATCATTCGAAGTCCGGTTCATTGATCTCAGATACCGCAGCAACGGACATTACCCATTCGTTGCCGTCGTCCAGCTGGACAATGACCTGAATATCATTTCTTCTTATACAGGGTGGATTTTCAGTGAGGAAAAGCTGCGGAAGAAGCTCGATATTATCCCAAATTAA
- the mutY gene encoding A/G-specific adenine glycosylase, translating to MKKTALANLDAFNKETFRQDLIGWFEQEQRTLPWRQDQDPYKVWVSEIMLQQTRVDTVIPYFNRFIEQFPTIEALAEAEEDKVLKAWEGLGYYSRARNLQAAVREVHEHYGGRVPDNPKEISSLKGVGPYTAGAILSIAYGIPEPAVDGNVMRVLSRILSIWEDIAKPATRKIFEEAVRELISHENPSFFNQALMELGALICTPTSPSCLLCPVREHCHAFYEGKQSELPIKTKNKKQKDVQIAAVVLRDREGRYLIRKRPEKGLLANLWEFPNTEISLAFLHEKDQLAELIKEQYGAIIETAEMTGQIDHVFTHLTWHIHVYKGTLLSLEEERSDLKLVTEEELKEFAFPVSHQKMLKHVQEHK from the coding sequence TTGAAAAAAACAGCATTAGCCAACTTAGATGCATTTAATAAAGAAACCTTCCGCCAGGACCTGATCGGCTGGTTTGAACAGGAACAGCGGACACTGCCATGGAGGCAGGATCAGGATCCCTATAAGGTATGGGTATCGGAAATCATGCTCCAGCAGACAAGGGTCGACACAGTCATTCCATATTTCAACCGGTTCATCGAACAATTTCCGACAATCGAGGCGCTTGCAGAGGCTGAGGAAGACAAGGTGCTGAAGGCGTGGGAGGGGCTTGGCTATTATTCAAGAGCCCGGAACCTGCAGGCAGCTGTAAGGGAGGTTCATGAACATTACGGCGGCAGGGTTCCTGATAATCCGAAGGAAATTTCCTCATTAAAAGGGGTCGGCCCTTATACGGCAGGGGCCATTTTGAGCATAGCCTACGGCATTCCGGAGCCGGCCGTCGACGGAAATGTAATGAGGGTGCTGTCAAGAATTCTCTCCATCTGGGAGGATATTGCAAAGCCTGCAACCCGCAAGATTTTTGAAGAGGCGGTGCGGGAGCTCATTTCACACGAAAACCCATCATTCTTCAACCAGGCACTCATGGAATTGGGTGCGCTCATCTGCACCCCGACGTCGCCATCCTGCCTGCTGTGCCCAGTCCGTGAGCATTGCCATGCTTTTTATGAAGGCAAGCAGAGTGAACTGCCGATAAAGACAAAGAACAAAAAGCAGAAGGATGTCCAGATTGCCGCTGTCGTGCTGCGGGACAGAGAGGGCAGATACCTGATCAGGAAAAGGCCTGAAAAGGGCCTGCTGGCCAATCTGTGGGAGTTTCCCAATACTGAAATCAGCCTTGCTTTCCTGCATGAAAAAGATCAGCTGGCAGAACTGATCAAAGAGCAGTATGGCGCCATAATAGAAACAGCTGAGATGACAGGACAGATCGACCATGTGTTCACCCACCTAACATGGCATATCCATGTTTATAAAGGGACACTGCTTTCCCTGGAAGAAGAACGGAGCGATCTGAAGCTTGTAACCGAAGAAGAGCTGAAGGAATTTGCCTTTCCGGTTTCCCATCAGAAAATGCTCAAGCACGTGCAGGAGCATAAATAG
- the fabL gene encoding enoyl-[acyl-carrier-protein] reductase FabL, translating to MTQKVALVTGSSRGIGKATAISLAKEGYDIVINYARSKKSAQETAEQIEALGRKALIVRANVGDVEKIKVLFQEIRNEFGRLDVFVNNAASGVLRPAMELEESHWDWTMNINSKALLFCAQEAAKLMEESGGGKIVSISSLGSIRYLENYTTVGVSKAALEALTRYLAVELAPMNIAVNAVSGGAVDTEALKHFPNREDLLSEAREKTPAGRMVEIEDMVNAVMFLLSDKSGMIRGQTIIVDGGISLLV from the coding sequence ATGACACAAAAAGTAGCACTTGTAACAGGAAGCAGCCGGGGCATCGGGAAGGCGACTGCCATTTCCCTTGCCAAGGAAGGATATGATATTGTCATCAATTATGCCAGGAGCAAAAAGTCTGCACAGGAAACAGCAGAACAAATTGAAGCTCTTGGCAGAAAAGCCCTGATCGTAAGGGCCAATGTTGGAGATGTAGAGAAGATTAAGGTTCTTTTCCAGGAAATCAGGAATGAATTCGGCCGGCTGGATGTATTTGTGAATAATGCGGCATCCGGTGTTCTTCGCCCTGCTATGGAGCTTGAAGAAAGTCATTGGGATTGGACGATGAACATCAACAGCAAGGCCCTGCTGTTCTGTGCACAGGAAGCAGCCAAATTGATGGAGGAGAGCGGGGGCGGCAAGATTGTCAGCATCAGCTCGCTCGGCTCGATCCGCTATCTGGAAAACTATACAACAGTCGGTGTATCAAAGGCGGCACTGGAAGCATTAACCCGCTACCTGGCTGTTGAGCTCGCGCCGATGAATATCGCTGTCAACGCAGTCTCCGGGGGTGCAGTCGACACAGAGGCATTAAAGCATTTCCCAAACCGGGAAGACCTTTTATCTGAGGCAAGGGAGAAGACGCCGGCAGGGCGGATGGTTGAGATTGAAGATATGGTCAACGCAGTCATGTTCCTGCTGTCCGATAAATCAGGCATGATCAGGGGGCAGACCATCATAGTCGACGGAGGAATCTCCCTGCTCGTATAA
- a CDS encoding gamma-type small acid-soluble spore protein has protein sequence MANRQNQTQAGTNIQEVRQQNAQASQGQQGQFGTEFASETNAQEVRQQNQQAEARKGQNAGRQSR, from the coding sequence ATGGCAAACAGACAAAACCAAACTCAAGCTGGCACTAACATCCAGGAAGTGCGCCAGCAAAACGCTCAAGCTTCTCAAGGCCAGCAAGGTCAATTCGGCACTGAGTTCGCTAGCGAAACAAACGCTCAAGAAGTACGTCAGCAAAACCAGCAGGCTGAAGCCCGCAAAGGTCAAAACGCTGGCAGACAAAGCCGCTAA
- a CDS encoding YgaB family protein, which translates to MSTFDLLVSEQMKTMEKLLFLQSELERCQEIEHELKIIQEETELESVQFEIHRMKEELREIHRVFETQTEEVIRSYQEVNLTCG; encoded by the coding sequence ATGAGTACTTTTGACCTGCTGGTATCTGAACAGATGAAAACGATGGAAAAGCTCCTGTTTCTTCAGTCAGAACTGGAACGCTGCCAGGAAATTGAGCATGAGCTTAAGATAATCCAGGAGGAAACGGAGCTGGAAAGCGTCCAGTTTGAAATCCACCGCATGAAAGAGGAATTGCGCGAGATCCACCGGGTGTTTGAAACCCAGACGGAAGAGGTAATAAGGTCGTACCAGGAAGTGAATCTGACCTGCGGCTGA
- the ntdP gene encoding nucleoside tri-diphosphate phosphatase: protein MGVPIEGEPMQIHSYKHNGHIHRVWEETTVLKGTQSLVIGGNDRTIVTESDGRTWVTREPAICYFHSQYWFNIIGMIREDGVYYYCNISSPFIFDGEALKYIDYDLDIKVFPDMTFNLLDEDEYERHRKEMNYPEVIDRILKANVDKLIQWIRQRKGPFAPDFIDIWYERYLTYRR from the coding sequence ATGGGCGTACCCATCGAAGGAGAACCGATGCAAATACACAGCTACAAACACAATGGGCACATCCATCGCGTCTGGGAGGAAACGACTGTCCTAAAAGGGACACAAAGTCTTGTGATCGGAGGAAATGACAGGACGATTGTAACCGAATCCGACGGAAGGACCTGGGTGACCCGGGAGCCGGCAATCTGTTATTTTCATTCACAGTACTGGTTCAATATCATTGGTATGATCCGGGAGGATGGCGTGTATTATTACTGTAATATCAGCTCTCCTTTTATATTTGACGGCGAAGCGCTGAAGTATATTGATTATGACCTGGATATCAAGGTTTTTCCGGATATGACATTCAATCTTCTTGATGAAGATGAATATGAGCGGCACCGGAAGGAAATGAACTATCCTGAAGTCATCGACCGGATATTAAAAGCGAATGTCGATAAGCTGATCCAGTGGATCCGCCAGCGGAAAGGGCCTTTTGCCCCGGATTTTATCGACATTTGGTATGAGAGATATTTAACCTACAGACGCTGA
- a CDS encoding ABC transporter ATP-binding protein — MDSIKRYMKFVKPYRLQIIGTLLIGIIKFAIPLLIPLLIKYVIDDIVGNDLLSQSGKTERLLWIMGAMIVIFVLARPPIEYYRQYFAQWTASKILYDIRDSLFHHIQKLSFKFYSNNRAGEIISRVINDVEQTKTFVVTGLMNLWLDIATIIIAVVIMFNMDITLTIVSLILFPFYAFSVRYFFGNLRKLTRVRSQALAEVQGYLHERVQGMAVVKSFAIEDHEQKQFDSQNKNFLEKAIDHTKWNAKAFAVVNTITDIAPLIVIGYSGYLVIQDDLSIGTMMAFIAYIDRLYNPLRRLVNSSTTLTQSIASMDRVFELADEKYDIDDSPDSIEVTNVKGHIQFNHVDFSYDKEEETVLKDISLDVRQGETIALVGMSGGGKSSLISLIPRFYDVTKGEILLDGTDIRRFKVRSLRDKIGIVLQDNILFSESVKTNILLGKPHASDEEVIAAAKAANAHDFIMNLPEGYETKVGERGVKLSGGQKQRVAIARIFLKNPPILILDEATSALDLESEHLIQEALEKLAKDRTTFIVAHRLSTITHADRIVHIENGEIAEIGNHEELMARQGHYYNLFQVQQLEH, encoded by the coding sequence TTGGACAGCATCAAAAGATATATGAAGTTTGTTAAGCCGTACCGGCTGCAAATTATCGGCACACTTTTAATCGGCATTATAAAATTTGCCATTCCGCTTTTGATTCCGCTTTTAATTAAATATGTAATTGATGATATCGTCGGGAATGATTTACTGTCCCAGAGCGGAAAAACGGAAAGGCTGCTATGGATCATGGGAGCCATGATTGTCATTTTTGTGCTGGCCCGTCCGCCGATTGAGTATTACCGGCAGTATTTCGCACAATGGACAGCAAGCAAAATCCTTTATGATATCCGTGATAGTCTGTTTCACCATATCCAGAAGCTCAGCTTCAAGTTTTATTCCAATAACAGGGCAGGGGAAATCATTTCAAGGGTCATCAATGATGTGGAACAGACAAAAACCTTTGTAGTGACAGGCCTTATGAACCTATGGCTTGATATTGCAACAATTATTATAGCGGTCGTAATTATGTTCAATATGGATATTACACTGACGATTGTTTCTCTGATTCTTTTCCCATTCTATGCTTTCAGTGTCAGGTATTTCTTCGGGAACCTGAGAAAGCTGACCCGTGTGCGTTCCCAGGCGCTGGCTGAGGTTCAGGGATATTTGCATGAACGTGTCCAGGGAATGGCCGTTGTAAAGAGCTTTGCCATTGAAGATCATGAGCAGAAGCAGTTTGACAGCCAAAATAAAAATTTCCTGGAGAAAGCCATCGACCATACAAAATGGAATGCGAAGGCTTTCGCTGTCGTTAACACCATAACCGATATAGCGCCATTGATCGTCATCGGCTATTCAGGCTATTTGGTTATACAGGACGACTTGTCGATTGGAACAATGATGGCGTTTATCGCCTATATTGACAGGCTTTATAATCCGCTTCGCCGGCTTGTCAATTCTTCCACCACGCTGACGCAGTCGATTGCATCAATGGACCGGGTGTTTGAGCTGGCTGATGAAAAGTACGACATTGATGACTCGCCGGACAGCATTGAAGTGACCAATGTGAAGGGCCATATTCAATTCAACCATGTGGACTTCTCATATGATAAGGAAGAAGAAACTGTGTTAAAGGATATCTCCCTTGATGTCCGGCAGGGAGAAACGATTGCACTCGTTGGGATGAGCGGAGGAGGAAAATCTTCCTTGATCAGCCTGATTCCCCGTTTCTACGACGTCACAAAGGGGGAAATCCTGCTTGATGGGACGGATATCAGGCGGTTTAAGGTACGTTCTCTCCGTGATAAAATCGGAATTGTATTGCAGGATAATATCCTTTTTAGTGAATCCGTTAAAACGAATATCCTTCTCGGCAAGCCGCATGCGAGTGATGAAGAAGTGATTGCAGCTGCCAAGGCAGCCAATGCACATGATTTCATCATGAACCTCCCGGAAGGTTATGAGACTAAAGTCGGGGAAAGGGGTGTCAAGCTGTCTGGGGGGCAAAAGCAGCGGGTGGCCATCGCAAGGATCTTCCTGAAGAATCCGCCGATCCTGATTCTTGATGAAGCTACATCGGCTCTTGACCTGGAAAGCGAGCATCTCATCCAGGAGGCTTTGGAAAAGCTGGCTAAAGACAGGACCACATTCATTGTAGCCCACCGGCTCTCCACGATTACCCATGCCGATAGGATTGTCCATATCGAGAATGGGGAAATCGCCGAAATCGGCAATCATGAAGAACTTATGGCCAGACAGGGTCATTATTATAACTTATTCCAGGTACAGCAGCTGGAGCATTAA
- a CDS encoding ABC transporter ATP-binding protein, whose product MSQAPVLDVKQLKTSFFSSDGEIPAVDEISFSVRKGEILGIVGESGCGKSVTSLSIMKLIPQPPGKITGGEILLNGEDLVAASESRMREIRGNEVAMIFQEPMTSLNPLFTIGSQLVEGIMIHKKIKKKEAASQAVEMLKLVGLPRAEQIMKEYPHQLSGGMRQRVMIAMALSCHPKLLIADEPTTALDVTIQAQILALMKDLNKKLDTAIMMITHDLGVVAEVCERVIVMYAGKVVEEAPVREIFKNAKHPYTIGLLRSVPDIRERKDRLYSIPGNVPKPGSVKHGCRFAARCEFVHDRCLSETPELYRGNSPVHTVRCFLHDESGGAANDGSSA is encoded by the coding sequence GTGAGTCAAGCTCCCGTTTTAGATGTAAAGCAGCTGAAAACCTCCTTTTTTTCTTCAGATGGAGAAATACCAGCTGTGGATGAAATCAGTTTTTCGGTCCGTAAAGGTGAAATTCTGGGAATAGTAGGCGAATCAGGCTGCGGCAAAAGCGTGACGTCGCTGTCAATCATGAAGCTGATCCCCCAGCCGCCCGGGAAAATCACAGGCGGCGAGATTCTGCTGAATGGCGAGGATCTGGTTGCAGCTTCAGAGAGCAGGATGAGGGAAATAAGAGGGAATGAAGTGGCGATGATTTTCCAGGAGCCGATGACTTCCCTTAACCCGCTGTTCACAATCGGCAGCCAGCTGGTTGAGGGCATTATGATACATAAGAAAATAAAGAAAAAGGAAGCGGCCAGCCAGGCTGTAGAAATGCTCAAGCTTGTAGGGCTGCCAAGGGCAGAGCAGATCATGAAGGAATATCCTCACCAGCTTTCAGGGGGGATGAGGCAAAGGGTGATGATTGCCATGGCCCTCTCCTGCCATCCGAAGCTGCTGATTGCGGATGAACCGACTACAGCGCTCGACGTGACGATCCAGGCCCAGATCCTCGCTCTTATGAAGGACTTGAATAAAAAGCTTGATACGGCCATCATGATGATCACCCATGACCTTGGCGTTGTTGCCGAGGTCTGTGAAAGGGTCATAGTCATGTATGCAGGCAAGGTGGTCGAGGAAGCGCCTGTCAGGGAAATCTTCAAAAACGCCAAGCATCCTTATACAATCGGGCTTCTCCGGTCGGTCCCCGATATAAGGGAGAGGAAGGACAGGCTATACTCGATACCGGGTAATGTCCCTAAGCCTGGTTCAGTCAAGCATGGCTGCCGTTTTGCGGCAAGATGCGAATTTGTCCATGACCGCTGTCTGTCGGAAACGCCGGAGCTGTACCGGGGAAATTCGCCGGTGCACACAGTAAGATGCTTTCTTCATGATGAATCAGGAGGTGCAGCCAATGACGGAAGTTCTGCTTGA
- a CDS encoding ABC transporter ATP-binding protein, giving the protein MTEVLLEVNQLKKYFPITGGLFGKKTGDVKAVDDVSFYVNKGETLGIVGESGCGKSTTGRMLMRLIEPTEGKVLFEGKELTGLNDSEMRKMRKEMQMVFQDPFASLNPRHTVEKILEEPLIVHGMGDKKERKQKVKEMLEVVGLSSWHAKRYPHQFSGGQRQRIGIARALMTRPKLIIADEPVSALDVSIQSQVLNLLEDLQKEFQLTYIFIAHDLGVVRHISDRVGVMYLGRLVEITTAEKLYEKPLHPYTSALLGAVPVPDPDLRKEAELLSGDIPSPANPPKGCAFHTRCRECMAICTVERPQLEEIEEGHFAACHLYTSNRVHA; this is encoded by the coding sequence ATGACGGAAGTTCTGCTTGAGGTCAATCAGCTTAAAAAGTATTTCCCAATAACGGGCGGCCTTTTTGGCAAGAAGACCGGAGATGTAAAGGCCGTTGATGATGTCAGCTTTTATGTCAATAAAGGGGAAACACTCGGGATTGTAGGGGAAAGCGGCTGCGGTAAGTCAACGACCGGCAGGATGCTGATGAGGCTGATTGAACCAACCGAAGGAAAGGTGCTGTTTGAAGGGAAAGAACTGACAGGACTGAACGATTCGGAAATGAGAAAGATGCGCAAGGAAATGCAAATGGTATTCCAGGATCCGTTTGCTTCCCTGAATCCCCGCCATACAGTCGAAAAAATCCTTGAGGAGCCGCTGATCGTCCACGGGATGGGGGATAAGAAAGAGCGGAAGCAAAAGGTAAAAGAGATGCTCGAAGTCGTCGGTTTGAGCAGCTGGCATGCGAAAAGATATCCCCACCAGTTCAGCGGCGGACAAAGGCAAAGGATCGGGATTGCACGGGCCCTGATGACCAGGCCGAAGCTGATCATTGCGGATGAGCCGGTCTCTGCGCTCGATGTTTCCATACAGTCACAGGTGCTGAACCTGCTTGAAGACCTGCAGAAGGAGTTTCAGCTGACTTATATTTTCATAGCCCATGATCTGGGTGTTGTCAGACATATCAGCGACAGGGTGGGAGTGATGTATCTTGGGAGGCTGGTAGAAATCACGACGGCTGAAAAGCTGTATGAAAAGCCTTTGCATCCCTACACGTCAGCCCTTCTTGGAGCGGTGCCGGTCCCGGATCCAGATTTGCGCAAGGAAGCGGAGCTTCTGAGCGGAGATATCCCGAGCCCGGCTAATCCGCCAAAAGGCTGCGCCTTCCATACAAGGTGCAGGGAGTGCATGGCAATCTGCACGGTCGAACGGCCGCAGCTGGAAGAAATTGAAGAAGGTCATTTTGCAGCCTGCCACTTATACACCAGTAACAGGGTGCATGCATGA